One region of Brassica napus cultivar Da-Ae chromosome A10, Da-Ae, whole genome shotgun sequence genomic DNA includes:
- the LOC125579405 gene encoding uncharacterized protein LOC125579405: MEGSLEGMLMKVSIFAMVQALVYLILSTSSSVFSKSNTMKRLHSFRSAKSTSISRILAVLQDMPAGGEMSPSSMRLSSLASPSSSPLES; encoded by the coding sequence ATGGAAGGAAGCTTGGAAGGTATGCTGATGAAAGTGAGCATTTTCGCTATGGTTCAAGCTCTTGTATATCTTATTCTCTCTACATCTTCGAGTGTTTTCTCTAAGTCAAACACGATGAAGAGACTTCATAGTTTCCGGTCAGCGAAATCCACGAGCATCAGCCGGATTTTGGCGGTTCTTCAGGATATGCCTGCAGGCGGCGAGATGTCTCCTTCTTCCATGAGACTCTCTTCTCTTGCTTCTCCTTCATCGTCACCACTGGAAAGCTAA
- the LOC111201285 gene encoding gamma-secretase subunit APH1-like — protein sequence MCGGLMLYLFSPLRLDDVLDSFADRISRPRLFLTDKLQIALAGGLSHGVAHAVFFCLSLLTPAFGPATFYVDICSKVPFFLVSATIALAFVTIHTFSMVIAFEGYAKGNKVDQVIVPVIHLFAGMLTLVNFASEGCVIGVPLLYLVASLTLLHCGKMVWKRLIESRNQSGPTLR from the exons ATGTGTGGTGGCCTTATGCTTTACTTGTTTTCTCCTCT GAGGCTTGATGATGTCTTGGATTCCTTTGCGGATCGGATCTCAAGGCCCCGCTTGTTTCTCACTGATAAACTTCAGATTGCTCTTG CTGGTGGTTTAAGTCATGGTGTGGCTCATGCTGTCTTCTTTTGTTTGAGCCTCTTAACTCCCGCATTTGGTCCAGCCACATTCTATGTCGACATATGTTCGAAGGTCCCATTCTTTCTCGTCTCTG CAACCATTGCTCTTGCATTTGTCACGATCCACACATTCTCGATGGTCATTGCTTTCGAAGGGTATGCAAAAGGGAACAAAGTAGATCAAGTTATAGTTCCAGTCATACACCTTTTTGCTGGAATGTTG ACATTGGTGAATTTTGCATCGGAAGGCTGTGTGATCGGTGTTCCTCTTCTTTACCTTGTGGCATCATTGACTCTTCTGCATTGTGGAAAGATGGTTTGGAAAAGGCTGATCGAAAGCCGGAACCAAAGTGGCCCGACCTTACGGTGA